Proteins found in one Methanospirillum hungatei JF-1 genomic segment:
- a CDS encoding ferredoxin domain-containing protein, whose amino-acid sequence MKINTLQDILVMDPEQDAMMIIASLMAVSARTAPKGKGVDTIVTRIVTGNDMDRIADEMIAIGNKTGLPPFPRDAQNIRDSKVCVLIGCKGAEDLGLNCGGCGYQTCKEMREKASQNPVRSLFTGPNCVIRMADLGIAVGSAAKTAQIHNADNRILFTAGVAALSLHLLPDCTCAYGIPLSVTGKNIFFDRRPVT is encoded by the coding sequence GTGAAGATAAATACTCTTCAGGATATTCTGGTTATGGATCCTGAACAGGATGCCATGATGATCATTGCATCACTTATGGCAGTCTCTGCACGGACAGCACCAAAAGGAAAGGGTGTTGACACTATTGTAACCCGGATTGTTACCGGAAATGATATGGATCGTATTGCGGATGAGATGATCGCAATCGGAAATAAAACTGGTTTGCCTCCATTTCCCCGTGACGCACAAAACATACGGGATAGTAAAGTATGCGTTCTTATCGGGTGTAAGGGGGCAGAGGACCTTGGACTTAATTGTGGTGGGTGTGGATATCAGACCTGTAAGGAGATGCGCGAGAAGGCATCCCAAAATCCAGTCCGGTCACTCTTTACCGGCCCGAATTGTGTGATCAGAATGGCCGATCTCGGTATCGCAGTTGGATCTGCAGCGAAAACAGCACAAATTCATAATGCAGACAACCGAATTCTCTTCACTGCCGGAGTTGCTGCATTATCTCTTCACCTGCTTCCTGACTGTACCTGCGCTTATGGGATCCCGCTCTCAGTTACCGGGAAGAATATTTTCTTTGATAGGAGGCCGGTTACATGA
- a CDS encoding GHMP kinase: protein MTILKIRGGDLDLVEYDFTSFHPGENMNTCGFEKSYSLSPVKTPVRTQAPGRIHLTVLDMNRFAPGHPGGGGIGFAIDVFAEVEVRCIEKGFEINYSRPAIIKHFLLVFSKTVGYTGGFSVTAKDHDYKHVGLGSTSTILTALSAAVNRALGDPLTLDQLRILIGNNYVEETEGGMIAYGFETGVGPAVSGRGGMAILGDNLTVVHQHIFAKGKNVHIVIPPSSISSAGEEEFSLLMNKARSLDYRDRELKAYIVMMDFIPALNQDDLKKMGDSMWEMEFRGSKRAEIEHHSFELYQYMHKLRKAGLEFIGMSSVGPSIAVITDMSREKLSSILTPLQLEIAVSTKVNNSGLVFL from the coding sequence ATGACAATCCTGAAGATCAGGGGGGGAGATCTGGACCTGGTTGAGTATGACTTTACGTCATTTCATCCTGGCGAGAATATGAATACCTGTGGTTTTGAAAAATCCTATTCACTCTCGCCTGTAAAAACTCCTGTCAGGACACAGGCACCTGGCAGGATACATCTGACAGTTCTGGATATGAACCGGTTTGCACCCGGACATCCGGGAGGCGGGGGTATTGGGTTTGCTATTGACGTTTTTGCTGAAGTGGAAGTCAGGTGTATTGAGAAAGGATTTGAGATCAATTATTCCAGGCCTGCGATAATCAAACATTTCCTGCTAGTATTTTCAAAAACTGTTGGATATACGGGAGGATTTTCAGTTACTGCGAAAGACCATGACTATAAACATGTAGGACTTGGCTCCACGAGTACTATACTCACCGCGTTATCAGCTGCAGTAAACAGGGCTCTTGGAGATCCATTAACCCTTGATCAACTTAGAATACTCATCGGTAACAATTATGTTGAAGAGACAGAAGGGGGAATGATTGCCTACGGGTTTGAGACCGGGGTAGGTCCTGCAGTGAGTGGCAGAGGAGGAATGGCTATCCTTGGTGATAATCTGACGGTTGTTCATCAGCATATTTTTGCTAAAGGAAAAAATGTCCACATAGTAATCCCCCCAAGTTCAATCTCATCAGCAGGAGAAGAGGAATTTTCCCTGCTCATGAACAAGGCACGTTCACTTGATTACCGGGACCGTGAACTGAAAGCATATATCGTTATGATGGACTTCATTCCCGCACTCAATCAGGATGATCTGAAAAAAATGGGCGACTCTATGTGGGAGATGGAGTTCAGAGGATCAAAAAGAGCTGAAATTGAGCATCACTCCTTTGAATTATATCAGTATATGCATAAACTCAGAAAAGCCGGACTAGAATTTATCGGTATGAGTTCGGTCGGGCCATCAATAGCAGTAATCACTGATATGTCACGTGAAAAACTCTCATCCATACTTACTCCTTTGCAACTTGAAATTGCCGTCAGTACAAAAGTGAATAACTCAGGTCTTGTTTTTCTCTAA
- a CDS encoding small multi-drug export protein, giving the protein MDIKPLGCYISGGLIWFSPVINRVLRLTIPFLLTGVLIGVLFWLYDDTTALQLGGLLLLYFVPPAGKESIIPAGIALGFPFQIMCLSIFWVDIACCLFMIWNFELICNVPYLGNIIRYLIRKGELYLGKHRWLEQLYFIGLIFFVFFPLQGTGSVSGSVIGKMIGLKSIEIFAAIAIGSFLSSFLIGYSVYALHEYLDVNVWYVLIAVMFIIIILPLLSYGFYKTKTGSKVCSWISGCVHKCRQSFNK; this is encoded by the coding sequence ATGGATATTAAACCTCTCGGCTGCTATATATCAGGAGGGCTTATCTGGTTTTCTCCTGTTATAAACCGGGTATTACGCCTGACGATACCATTTTTATTGACTGGTGTTCTGATAGGAGTACTTTTCTGGCTTTATGATGACACGACCGCTCTTCAGCTGGGTGGTCTGTTATTATTGTATTTTGTTCCTCCGGCAGGCAAAGAGAGTATTATTCCTGCAGGTATCGCCCTTGGATTTCCGTTTCAGATCATGTGTCTGTCAATATTCTGGGTAGATATCGCCTGTTGTCTGTTTATGATATGGAATTTTGAACTGATTTGTAATGTTCCATACCTTGGAAATATAATCCGGTATCTTATAAGAAAAGGGGAATTATATCTTGGTAAACACCGATGGCTTGAGCAGCTTTATTTTATTGGTCTGATTTTTTTTGTTTTCTTTCCATTGCAGGGCACCGGCTCTGTGAGTGGTTCAGTTATTGGTAAGATGATTGGACTTAAATCAATTGAAATTTTCGCTGCAATAGCAATAGGTTCGTTTTTATCGAGCTTTCTTATCGGCTATTCAGTATATGCCCTGCATGAATATCTGGATGTGAATGTCTGGTATGTTCTTATAGCGGTGATGTTTATTATTATCATCTTACCACTTTTATCATATGGATTTTATAAAACAAAAACAGGCAGTAAAGTATGTTCTTGGATCTCCGGATGTGTTCATAAATGCAGACAATCTTTTAATAAATAA
- a CDS encoding hydrogenase maturation nickel metallochaperone HypA, whose translation MHEYGIAYDIVVTSRKAALDNNATSITHIYVDVGELSIINPDQVEFLFTTIVEDDPLFKDAKLTCTKVKPQTRCSCGYIGSEIFVCPECGQLPEIEKGKEVVVTRIEVEAD comes from the coding sequence ATGCATGAATATGGAATTGCCTATGATATCGTTGTCACATCGAGAAAAGCTGCCCTTGATAACAATGCAACGTCGATAACCCACATCTATGTGGATGTCGGAGAGCTTTCAATAATCAATCCTGATCAGGTGGAGTTTCTGTTTACTACCATTGTGGAAGATGATCCCCTGTTTAAAGATGCAAAACTGACATGTACAAAAGTTAAACCACAGACTCGTTGTTCATGCGGATATATTGGGAGTGAAATTTTTGTCTGCCCGGAATGTGGTCAACTCCCGGAGATTGAAAAAGGAAAAGAAGTGGTAGTTACACGAATCGAAGTCGAGGCTGATTAA
- the hypE gene encoding hydrogenase expression/formation protein HypE produces MKISLMHGAGGEVMGEVVDLFSKITNTNAGGIGLEALDDGAVIPIGDRQVVFTTDSHVVRPLFFPGGDIGRISVCGTINDIAMMGGRPLALSCGLIIEEGFDFDTLSKIVDSMDRALSEENVSLVTGDTKVMEKGALDQIAINTAGIGVAETIVRDNGLIPGDAIIVSGTLGDHGFAVLASREEFDFADQIISDVAPLSGMVHAAMNAGTIHAMKDPTRGGFASAINEMAKKSKVMIRISEEEVPIRSSVRAASQLLGIDPLEVANEGKVVMGVPADDAETILKVLKGHRYGKDAAIIGTVQEGTGVIMETAAGGERFIETPMGDPVPRVC; encoded by the coding sequence ATGAAAATATCATTAATGCATGGAGCAGGTGGAGAGGTTATGGGTGAAGTTGTTGACCTCTTCTCTAAAATTACCAATACTAATGCCGGAGGGATAGGTCTTGAAGCGCTTGACGATGGAGCAGTCATTCCCATTGGAGATAGGCAGGTAGTCTTCACCACCGATTCGCATGTAGTAAGGCCCCTCTTTTTCCCAGGTGGCGATATCGGGCGGATTTCAGTCTGCGGGACGATAAATGATATCGCAATGATGGGTGGGAGACCTCTCGCACTTTCCTGTGGACTCATAATCGAAGAGGGATTTGATTTTGATACATTGTCCAAAATTGTAGACTCCATGGATAGAGCCCTTTCAGAGGAAAATGTATCACTCGTTACCGGTGACACCAAGGTAATGGAAAAGGGGGCATTGGATCAGATTGCAATAAATACTGCTGGAATAGGTGTTGCGGAGACTATCGTCAGAGACAATGGACTCATACCTGGTGATGCCATCATTGTATCAGGAACACTCGGGGATCATGGATTTGCTGTTCTTGCAAGCAGAGAAGAGTTTGATTTTGCAGATCAGATAATTTCAGATGTTGCTCCTCTATCAGGAATGGTCCATGCTGCCATGAACGCGGGAACCATTCATGCCATGAAAGATCCGACTCGGGGCGGATTTGCAAGTGCCATCAATGAAATGGCGAAAAAATCAAAGGTCATGATCCGCATATCCGAAGAGGAAGTTCCGATCCGATCATCAGTACGAGCTGCATCACAGTTACTTGGAATCGATCCGCTTGAAGTGGCAAATGAAGGAAAAGTAGTCATGGGAGTTCCGGCAGATGATGCAGAAACTATTCTGAAAGTATTGAAGGGACACAGATATGGAAAAGATGCAGCAATTATCGGAACTGTTCAGGAAGGAACCGGAGTAATTATGGAAACGGCAGCCGGGGGCGAGCGGTTTATAGAGACACCCATGGGTGATCCGGTTCCGCGTGTCTGCTAA
- a CDS encoding archaeosine biosynthesis radical SAM protein RaSEA yields the protein MKPIKNPEEPLAIWSGQDYIAGEIHPSVTAIIRSGGCSWNRCKICQYRHERFSGIKGDELTRLMYAQIQRLKEQIEKINPHVVKVYTSGSFFDPLEVPKEIQDHLIELVKGKTLIVESRCEYIDAEQISRYVSHIKEGGEAGNIYVAIGLETTSDKIREKCIDKGLQYSDYLKTSEVIHKAGGKVKTYLLHKPPYLTEREAYDDMITSIQNIMPSTDLISMNPCTVQRNTHLETLWKRQAYRPPYLWSVASILAKSPAHVTCDPIGGGQARGPHNCGSCDGMILDAIKDYNLNADQELMLSVMEMDCTCKNEWEYVMSQERSWSMPLTR from the coding sequence ATGAAACCTATCAAAAACCCTGAAGAACCATTGGCAATCTGGTCAGGTCAGGACTATATTGCAGGAGAAATTCATCCCAGCGTGACTGCAATCATTCGTTCCGGAGGATGTTCGTGGAATAGGTGTAAAATATGTCAATACCGTCATGAACGATTCTCTGGCATCAAAGGAGATGAACTTACCCGGCTGATGTATGCACAGATACAACGCCTGAAAGAGCAGATTGAAAAGATAAATCCGCATGTTGTGAAGGTGTATACCTCAGGAAGTTTCTTTGATCCTCTGGAGGTCCCGAAAGAGATTCAGGATCATCTCATCGAACTGGTCAAAGGGAAAACGCTGATTGTTGAGTCGCGATGTGAATACATTGACGCCGAACAGATCTCCCGGTATGTTTCTCATATAAAGGAAGGAGGAGAAGCGGGAAATATTTATGTCGCCATAGGTCTTGAAACAACTTCGGATAAAATCAGGGAGAAATGTATTGACAAAGGCCTGCAGTATTCAGACTACCTCAAAACTTCAGAAGTAATTCATAAAGCCGGTGGAAAAGTGAAGACCTATCTCCTTCATAAACCACCGTACCTGACAGAACGAGAAGCATATGATGACATGATTACATCAATCCAGAATATTATGCCATCCACTGACCTCATCTCCATGAATCCCTGTACAGTGCAAAGAAACACACACCTTGAAACATTGTGGAAGCGACAGGCCTACCGCCCACCTTATCTCTGGAGTGTTGCATCAATCCTTGCCAAATCACCAGCACACGTGACCTGTGATCCCATCGGTGGAGGACAGGCGAGAGGACCGCATAACTGTGGATCATGCGATGGGATGATACTGGACGCAATAAAGGATTATAATCTGAACGCAGATCAGGAGCTTATGCTATCAGTTATGGAGATGGATTGCACCTGCAAAAACGAATGGGAATATGTAATGAGTCAGGAACGCTCCTGGTCCATGCCTCTTACCAGATAA
- a CDS encoding TIGR00300 family protein: MTDSREIELDGHIIDSGIMEHVLDSILDMGGDFEILEFSVGKRKTDTSYARVLITGTDNGNLDAIISTLHRHGARLVDTEDVTLVPAEGNRIVPKGFYSTTNYPTQIRIGNEWIHVENIEMDCLIVVSPDKKSAKATPMSKLQKGDLVVIGEHGVKIKPPERSRSHEEFEFMGGVISSERPTETTIRKIAREIIDTHKKGLKVALVGGPAIIHTGADEACASMFREGYIDILFAGNALATHDIEYNLFGTSLGMNIRSGELVSAGHKNHLYAISEIMRAGSIRKAVETGILGSGIMYECIKRNVPYVLAGSIRDDGPLPDVITDAMVAQDEMRRYVPEIGMVLMIATMLHSIAVGNCLPSYVMTVCVDINPSTLTKLMDRGTSQAIGVVSDAGAFFPMLLDQLHQIQKK; this comes from the coding sequence ATGACTGATTCCCGGGAGATCGAACTCGACGGGCATATAATTGATTCTGGGATCATGGAACATGTTCTTGACTCCATCCTTGATATGGGCGGGGACTTTGAGATCCTGGAATTTTCTGTCGGAAAAAGAAAAACAGATACCAGCTATGCCAGAGTGCTTATTACCGGAACAGATAACGGAAATCTGGACGCTATCATCAGCACCCTTCACCGGCATGGGGCACGGCTGGTAGACACAGAAGATGTCACTTTGGTTCCAGCTGAAGGGAACCGGATCGTTCCCAAGGGCTTTTATTCAACAACAAATTACCCGACGCAGATTCGTATCGGCAATGAGTGGATTCATGTTGAAAATATTGAGATGGATTGTCTGATAGTTGTCTCACCTGATAAAAAATCAGCCAAAGCCACACCAATGTCGAAACTTCAGAAAGGGGATCTCGTTGTCATCGGTGAGCATGGTGTGAAGATAAAACCCCCGGAGCGTTCCCGTTCTCATGAGGAGTTTGAATTCATGGGCGGAGTTATCTCTTCAGAACGTCCGACAGAGACAACTATCCGGAAAATTGCCCGGGAAATTATCGACACCCATAAAAAAGGGTTAAAGGTAGCTCTGGTAGGAGGGCCTGCAATTATTCATACCGGCGCTGACGAAGCCTGTGCATCCATGTTCAGAGAAGGGTATATTGACATTCTCTTTGCGGGAAATGCCCTTGCCACTCATGATATTGAGTATAATTTATTCGGTACTTCGCTTGGTATGAATATCCGGTCAGGTGAACTGGTTTCTGCCGGGCACAAAAATCATCTCTATGCTATTAGTGAAATCATGCGAGCTGGTTCGATCAGAAAAGCGGTAGAAACAGGGATTTTGGGATCAGGAATCATGTACGAATGCATAAAAAGGAATGTTCCCTATGTCCTTGCCGGCTCTATTCGGGATGACGGACCCCTTCCTGATGTCATCACCGACGCGATGGTTGCCCAGGATGAGATGAGACGATATGTCCCTGAAATCGGGATGGTCCTCATGATTGCAACGATGCTGCATTCGATAGCAGTCGGGAACTGTCTCCCATCATATGTTATGACCGTTTGTGTTGATATAAATCCGTCAACACTTACCAAATTGATGGATCGGGGTACCTCTCAGGCGATCGGCGTTGTAAGTGATGCAGGAGCTTTTTTCCCCATGCTCCTTGATCAACTCCATCAGATACAGAAAAAATAA
- a CDS encoding NTP transferase domain-containing protein yields MFALIMAGGRASRLGMGEKALTRIHDKPLLSFVLNAVEMAELEPVVIVSPLTPYTTNYCRMHDIPWICTDGKGYVQDICQAVGELSISGPFLTICADLPGITADHIRKIIEQFHESGRPACSVWAPDPKKTSSDTFPGIPVGMNILTGSMIDREQDEIQIIIPDPLLTLNINTPEDLKTAEIMLKRMKSSDVQPTLL; encoded by the coding sequence ATGTTTGCACTCATAATGGCAGGTGGCAGAGCATCCCGGCTTGGAATGGGTGAAAAAGCCCTGACCAGAATTCATGATAAACCTCTGTTGTCATTCGTTCTGAATGCGGTAGAAATGGCAGAGCTGGAACCAGTGGTTATTGTCTCCCCCTTGACTCCATATACTACAAATTATTGCAGAATGCATGACATTCCGTGGATATGTACAGACGGGAAAGGATATGTGCAGGACATATGCCAGGCAGTTGGTGAATTATCTATCTCCGGGCCCTTTCTGACCATATGTGCAGACCTTCCGGGTATTACTGCCGATCATATACGTAAGATTATTGAACAATTTCATGAATCTGGCCGTCCGGCTTGCTCAGTATGGGCTCCTGATCCAAAGAAGACCAGTTCTGATACGTTTCCGGGTATACCTGTTGGTATGAACATCCTTACTGGGAGCATGATCGATAGAGAACAGGATGAAATCCAGATAATTATTCCAGATCCTCTCCTGACACTGAACATCAATACGCCGGAGGATTTGAAGACAGCAGAGATAATGCTTAAGCGTATGAAATCTTCTGACGTTCAACCAACTCTCTTATAG
- a CDS encoding pyridoxal phosphate-dependent aminotransferase has product MRYKSELRAVHGGRAKYIAGNEREILDFSANINPYPPKLDLSIPEDALTRYPDDEYLVLKEVIARHHGCKPEHITVGNGSVEVIRTLCHTVLDQNRTYFVPDHTFAEYELSARLTGAQKAKTEKESTLSFICNPDNPTGVLLPKQEIISRFSWIRSDQILCIDEAFIDLSDPSQSVSDIRDPRLFVLRSLTKSFAIPGIRFGYGIGDPDLIASMEVMRPPWTVNAFAEKVVLSAFSKYHDLEYSRKMIEEEKTRLMETITTVGWSCSKASANYLLIETDRPSGYITDLFFKNDILVRDCSSFGLSTSIRIAIRTKEENDRFIEVLEKISACLHS; this is encoded by the coding sequence ATGAGATACAAATCTGAACTTCGTGCTGTTCATGGGGGCAGAGCAAAATATATTGCAGGAAATGAAAGAGAAATTCTTGATTTCAGCGCCAATATTAATCCATACCCTCCAAAATTAGATCTTTCCATACCTGAAGACGCATTGACCCGGTACCCTGATGATGAGTACTTGGTATTAAAAGAGGTAATTGCCCGTCATCATGGATGTAAACCTGAACACATCACCGTAGGAAATGGTTCGGTTGAGGTAATCAGAACATTATGCCACACCGTTCTAGATCAGAATCGGACCTATTTTGTTCCTGATCATACGTTTGCTGAATATGAATTGTCTGCACGACTCACCGGGGCACAAAAAGCAAAAACTGAAAAAGAATCCACTCTTTCATTCATCTGCAACCCGGACAATCCCACTGGAGTTCTCCTGCCAAAGCAGGAGATAATATCCCGGTTTTCTTGGATAAGATCTGATCAGATACTATGCATCGATGAAGCATTCATCGACCTATCAGATCCATCCCAGTCTGTATCAGATATCAGAGATCCTCGTTTATTTGTTCTCCGATCATTAACGAAAAGTTTTGCAATCCCCGGAATCAGATTCGGATATGGAATCGGTGATCCGGATCTTATTGCATCCATGGAGGTTATGCGCCCCCCCTGGACGGTCAATGCCTTTGCTGAAAAAGTAGTTCTCTCTGCATTTTCTAAATATCACGATCTGGAATACTCACGAAAGATGATAGAAGAAGAGAAAACCCGGCTGATGGAGACCATCACCACAGTTGGATGGTCCTGTTCAAAAGCAAGTGCCAATTATCTTCTCATAGAGACTGACCGGCCATCTGGGTATATCACCGATCTCTTTTTTAAAAACGATATACTGGTCCGCGACTGCAGCTCTTTTGGTCTCTCGACAAGTATTCGGATTGCTATCCGGACGAAAGAAGAAAATGACCGCTTTATTGAGGTACTGGAGAAGATTTCTGCATGTTTGCACTCATAA
- a CDS encoding ribbon-helix-helix domain-containing protein produces the protein MKRITIRLPEQQITLLEKMVEAGEFPTVSEAIRDAVRMLIEKRATRVLADSDQLSF, from the coding sequence ATGAAGCGAATCACCATCCGGTTGCCTGAACAGCAGATAACGCTGCTGGAGAAGATGGTTGAGGCGGGTGAATTTCCCACCGTCTCCGAGGCTATCAGGGATGCTGTACGTATGCTCATCGAAAAGCGGGCGACCAGAGTGCTCGCTGACAGTGATCAACTGTCATTTTAG
- the ftsZ gene encoding cell division protein FtsZ, whose amino-acid sequence MQSIINAAVINAEREKELKNISQNYDDDIDGQPRIVIIGCGGAGNNTINRLHHMGVSGAETIAINTDKQHLDMIQADKRILIGKSLTKGLGAGGYPEIGRKAAEMARPTLESLLESVDLCFITAGMGGGTGTGSAPAVAQIAKEQGAIVVGMVSYPFDVEKARLIRAEDGLEAMSKACDSVILLDNNRLKSFVPNLPLAQSFSVMDQLIGETVKGITETITEPSLINIDYADVRAIMSKGGVATMLVGESKQQNKAESVVRECLSNPMLDIDYRGATGALIHITGGSDLTLIESEEIASSLTYELDPHADVIWGARIRSDMEGKVRVLAIMTGVKNGDTIAKPKQPYKEKLDRIEEQIRYPKSPDLARIKPRSVTAAMDYASGPDIMWM is encoded by the coding sequence ATGCAGAGTATCATCAATGCCGCAGTCATCAACGCGGAACGAGAAAAAGAACTCAAGAATATATCGCAGAACTATGATGATGATATAGATGGACAACCACGAATCGTCATCATTGGATGCGGTGGTGCCGGAAATAATACCATAAATCGTCTTCATCATATGGGGGTCTCCGGCGCAGAGACGATTGCCATTAACACTGACAAACAACATCTGGATATGATCCAGGCCGACAAGCGTATCCTCATCGGAAAGAGCCTGACAAAAGGACTTGGAGCAGGAGGTTATCCTGAGATCGGCAGAAAAGCTGCAGAAATGGCTCGTCCAACATTAGAAAGTCTTCTTGAGTCTGTTGATCTCTGTTTTATCACTGCAGGTATGGGAGGGGGTACTGGAACAGGATCTGCTCCGGCAGTCGCGCAGATAGCAAAGGAACAGGGAGCCATTGTTGTCGGTATGGTTTCCTATCCGTTTGATGTCGAGAAGGCCAGATTGATTCGGGCTGAAGACGGACTTGAGGCCATGTCAAAGGCATGTGATTCGGTCATTCTCCTTGACAATAACCGGCTGAAGAGTTTTGTTCCAAACCTTCCGCTTGCACAGTCTTTCTCAGTCATGGACCAGTTGATCGGTGAGACAGTAAAAGGAATTACCGAAACGATTACTGAACCATCACTTATTAACATCGATTATGCTGATGTCAGAGCAATCATGAGTAAGGGTGGCGTCGCAACCATGCTTGTCGGAGAGTCAAAACAACAGAATAAAGCAGAATCTGTTGTTCGAGAATGTCTCTCCAACCCGATGCTTGATATCGATTACCGCGGCGCAACCGGGGCATTGATCCACATCACCGGCGGGAGTGATCTGACGCTTATAGAGTCCGAAGAGATCGCTTCCTCTCTGACCTATGAACTTGATCCTCATGCCGATGTTATCTGGGGAGCCCGTATCCGCTCAGATATGGAAGGAAAAGTACGTGTTCTTGCCATCATGACCGGCGTGAAAAATGGCGACACTATCGCCAAACCAAAACAGCCCTACAAGGAAAAACTCGACAGAATAGAAGAACAGATCCGTTATCCGAAATCCCCTGACCTTGCGCGAATAAAACCCCGCTCAGTCACCGCAGCAATGGATTACGCAAGCGGACCTGACATCATGTGGATGTAA
- a CDS encoding coiled-coil protein, producing MLNELIDKRKVTISGSEDHKTKRNEYNAQASQYARERNTLNNQTRECVEEAQKHKELRDQFNKEVQELKDKRNELNEQANVLFGEIDAFKKEHGGIKSRSIKELHKQIEHLEFRQQTEVFTTEKERELIEKIKALKEQLREQEAEIEQNKEIREKITLAKELRRQASEIHDHVTQLAEDAQKHHDLMVECYRKADLSREKADEAHKKFVEAQEAADNEHKLFIACQKELRDYDKVIGGLRKKNKKVKTTKEQKEVRKEAEQIFSQFKAGEKLTTEDLLLLQRSRLL from the coding sequence ATGTTGAATGAACTGATTGATAAAAGAAAAGTTACTATCTCGGGATCTGAAGATCACAAGACAAAAAGAAATGAGTACAATGCTCAGGCCAGCCAGTATGCCAGAGAGCGGAATACTCTGAACAATCAGACCCGTGAATGTGTTGAAGAAGCACAAAAGCACAAGGAACTCCGGGATCAGTTCAATAAGGAAGTTCAGGAACTTAAGGATAAGAGAAACGAGCTCAATGAACAGGCAAATGTCCTCTTTGGAGAGATCGATGCTTTCAAAAAGGAACATGGCGGTATAAAAAGCCGGAGTATCAAAGAACTTCACAAGCAGATTGAACACCTTGAGTTCAGACAACAAACCGAAGTGTTCACGACTGAAAAAGAACGTGAACTCATTGAAAAGATCAAAGCCCTGAAGGAACAGCTTCGTGAGCAGGAAGCTGAAATCGAACAGAATAAAGAGATCAGGGAAAAGATAACGCTTGCAAAGGAGCTCCGTCGTCAGGCATCTGAGATCCATGACCATGTTACTCAGCTGGCAGAAGATGCCCAGAAACACCATGACCTCATGGTAGAGTGTTACCGGAAGGCAGATTTATCCCGTGAAAAGGCTGATGAAGCACATAAGAAATTTGTCGAGGCACAGGAAGCTGCCGACAATGAACACAAACTCTTCATCGCCTGCCAGAAGGAACTCCGCGATTATGACAAGGTTATTGGCGGACTTCGAAAGAAGAACAAAAAGGTCAAGACCACAAAAGAGCAGAAAGAAGTCAGAAAGGAAGCAGAACAAATCTTTTCACAGTTTAAGGCAGGAGAAAAGCTCACCACAGAAGACCTGCTTCTTCTTCAGCGTTCAAGACTTTTATAA